One genomic window of Nakamurella panacisegetis includes the following:
- a CDS encoding ABC transporter permease — translation MSIISPNKPEVALDDERHESLLKRLANLQSVWILGVLLVIVAYFAIAGGGNFFSGNNFSLISQNISVLAIIGVGMTFIIITSGIDLSVGSVLVFASVISAKVIEAMGGTSGGAVLLGILAGLVAGGAWGWLNGFLVAKAKIPPFIVTLGTLSAALGLAQVITSGLNITLDESALTDFGIYTKVLGIPALPFVALIVVILGGILLHRTKFGRYTYAIGSNAEAAKRVGVKVDRHLIQVYCLAGVLAGLGAVLYLAQFGTTTIAGQSLTNLNVIAAVVIGGTSVFGGEGSMFGTIVGLFIPAVLQSGFVIIGVQPFWQGVAVGMVLIAAVYIDQTRRAAALRGARSSRSGKKPAGKK, via the coding sequence ATGAGCATCATTTCCCCCAACAAGCCCGAAGTGGCGCTCGATGACGAGCGACACGAATCGCTGCTCAAGCGGCTGGCCAATCTCCAGTCGGTCTGGATCCTGGGCGTACTGCTCGTCATCGTCGCCTACTTCGCGATCGCCGGCGGCGGGAACTTCTTTTCCGGCAACAACTTCTCATTGATCAGTCAGAACATCTCGGTCCTGGCCATCATCGGTGTCGGGATGACCTTCATCATCATCACCTCCGGCATCGACCTCTCGGTCGGCTCCGTCCTGGTGTTCGCCTCGGTGATCTCGGCCAAGGTGATCGAGGCGATGGGCGGCACCAGCGGCGGGGCCGTTCTCCTGGGCATTCTGGCCGGGCTGGTGGCCGGCGGCGCCTGGGGGTGGTTGAACGGATTCCTCGTGGCCAAGGCCAAGATCCCGCCATTCATCGTGACCCTGGGAACCCTGTCCGCCGCATTGGGTCTGGCCCAGGTCATCACCTCTGGCCTGAACATCACCCTGGACGAATCGGCCCTGACCGATTTCGGCATCTACACCAAAGTGCTCGGCATCCCGGCGTTGCCGTTTGTTGCCCTGATCGTTGTCATTCTCGGCGGAATTCTCTTGCACCGGACGAAGTTCGGTCGCTATACTTACGCGATCGGCTCGAACGCCGAGGCAGCCAAGCGGGTTGGCGTCAAGGTCGATCGACATCTGATCCAGGTCTATTGCCTGGCCGGAGTTCTCGCCGGCTTGGGAGCAGTTCTCTACCTGGCGCAGTTCGGCACCACGACGATTGCCGGCCAATCCCTCACCAACCTGAATGTCATTGCGGCGGTCGTCATCGGCGGCACGTCGGTGTTCGGTGGCGAGGGCTCCATGTTCGGCACTATCGTCGGTTTGTTCATTCCGGCCGTTCTGCAATCCGGCTTCGTCATCATCGGTGTCCAGCCATTCTGGCAGGGCGTCGCGGTCGGCATGGTGTTGATTGCCGCCGTGTACATCGACCAGACCCGACGGGCCGCGGCTCTTCGCGGCGCAAGATCCTCCCGTTCCGGTAAAAAGCCGGCCGGCAAAAAGTGA
- a CDS encoding ATP-binding cassette domain-containing protein: MTPILEARGLSRSFGHVRALDEADFDVNEGEVVALIGDNGAGKSTMVKALSGNLALDEGQVFFEGEQIEMTTPQQVSALGIEVVYQDLALAPHLDPAQNVFLGRELPAKGILGRFGFMDNKEMRRQARASFDELGATVRSLTAPVGSMSGGQRQGIAIARAIAWASKVVFLDEPTAALGVVQTKNVLETIKRVRDRGIAVVLISHSMPHVLEVSDRVQVMRLGRRVATLATKGSSVEELVGAMTGALDFSNGSAA, encoded by the coding sequence GTGACCCCCATTCTTGAAGCACGCGGGCTGTCCAGGAGCTTCGGACACGTCCGGGCCCTGGACGAGGCGGACTTCGACGTCAACGAAGGCGAGGTGGTCGCCCTCATCGGCGACAACGGCGCCGGCAAGTCAACCATGGTGAAGGCGCTCTCGGGCAATCTAGCGCTCGACGAAGGTCAGGTCTTCTTCGAGGGCGAGCAGATCGAGATGACGACCCCGCAACAGGTGTCGGCTCTGGGTATCGAGGTCGTCTATCAGGACCTAGCCCTGGCCCCACATCTGGACCCGGCTCAGAACGTGTTCCTCGGCCGGGAACTTCCGGCCAAGGGGATCCTCGGAAGGTTCGGGTTCATGGACAACAAGGAGATGCGACGTCAAGCCCGGGCGTCCTTCGACGAACTGGGCGCCACGGTGCGGTCGTTGACCGCGCCGGTCGGGTCGATGTCGGGCGGGCAGCGGCAGGGCATCGCCATCGCCCGGGCCATCGCCTGGGCCTCGAAGGTCGTCTTCCTGGACGAGCCGACCGCCGCCCTCGGCGTGGTGCAGACCAAGAACGTGTTGGAGACGATCAAGCGGGTACGCGACCGAGGCATCGCCGTCGTTCTGATCTCGCATTCGATGCCGCACGTGTTGGAGGTGTCCGACCGGGTACAGGTGATGCGCCTCGGCCGGCGCGTGGCGACCTTGGCGACCAAGGGCAGTTCGGTCGAAGAACTGGTCGGCGCTATGACCGGTGCCCTGGACTTCTCGAACGGATCGGCGGCATGA
- a CDS encoding FGGY-family carbohydrate kinase, protein MTTSILLGVDVGTSDSKVLATTTTGEEITSVSSATQWRNHGGQFTDTDPEKLASGVLALLDRAVAASRDLVGPVSVSAIAITGMAEAGVLLDESGVAVHPIMAWFDPRGGDEIQALPVPLLREFCGRTGLPANALATIAKLAWMRGQGTVLRGKQWLNVPEFLVHRLGGVRASEMSLAARTGLMDQDTGELWPEALAAIEADGSLIPPRVVAGTPLGRAGGPEVPVGIHGAVLTIAGHDHPVAAVGCGATGADEIFDSFGTAEALVRSVDGNLDAAARDRLASAGVNSVHHVLAGRRLLLGGTKAGLLLRRTLDMLGAGASERRAELDRSACELSDTAGEAATEGIRIWGAANNDGTLRINVTTDAVSPAAIWLATLDHAVDEAARCLDLMAAEIGPASAVVVAGGWTRMQSVRQSKESSLPNVRFSDRSQAGAFGATMFAAHAALVAERLTTTGDSSGNSLALPDGPSEAFAARYTHRTQTLEEITT, encoded by the coding sequence GTGACCACGTCCATCCTGCTGGGCGTCGACGTGGGCACCTCCGACTCGAAAGTGCTGGCCACCACGACCACCGGCGAGGAGATCACCTCCGTCTCCAGTGCGACCCAGTGGCGCAACCACGGCGGACAGTTCACCGACACCGATCCGGAGAAGTTGGCGAGCGGCGTGCTCGCCCTCCTCGACCGGGCCGTCGCGGCCTCCCGCGATCTCGTCGGCCCGGTGTCGGTCAGCGCCATCGCCATCACCGGGATGGCCGAAGCCGGTGTCCTGCTGGATGAGTCGGGCGTCGCCGTGCACCCGATCATGGCCTGGTTCGACCCCCGGGGCGGTGACGAGATCCAAGCCCTGCCCGTGCCGCTGCTGCGAGAATTCTGCGGTCGGACCGGCCTCCCGGCGAACGCGCTGGCCACCATCGCGAAGCTGGCCTGGATGCGCGGCCAGGGAACGGTGCTGCGGGGCAAGCAGTGGCTGAACGTTCCCGAGTTCCTGGTGCACCGGCTCGGCGGGGTGCGCGCCTCGGAGATGTCATTGGCCGCACGGACCGGCCTGATGGACCAGGACACCGGGGAACTGTGGCCCGAGGCCCTCGCCGCCATCGAAGCCGATGGCTCACTGATCCCGCCCCGCGTCGTCGCCGGGACGCCCCTCGGGCGGGCCGGCGGACCGGAGGTGCCGGTCGGAATCCATGGCGCGGTGCTCACGATCGCGGGCCACGACCATCCCGTGGCCGCGGTCGGGTGCGGTGCCACCGGAGCCGACGAGATCTTTGATTCCTTCGGCACCGCCGAGGCTCTGGTCCGCAGTGTCGACGGCAACCTGGACGCCGCGGCCCGTGACCGACTGGCCTCGGCCGGGGTGAATTCGGTGCACCACGTGCTCGCCGGACGGCGGTTGTTGCTCGGCGGCACCAAGGCCGGGCTGCTGCTGCGCCGCACCCTGGACATGCTCGGGGCCGGGGCCAGCGAGCGCCGGGCCGAACTGGACCGGTCCGCCTGCGAACTGTCCGACACGGCCGGCGAAGCGGCCACCGAAGGTATCCGGATCTGGGGCGCCGCCAACAACGACGGCACCCTGCGCATCAACGTCACCACCGACGCGGTCAGCCCGGCCGCCATCTGGCTGGCGACGCTGGATCACGCCGTCGACGAGGCAGCCCGCTGCCTCGACCTGATGGCAGCCGAGATCGGCCCCGCCAGCGCGGTGGTCGTGGCCGGCGGATGGACCCGGATGCAGTCGGTCCGGCAATCCAAGGAATCCTCGCTGCCCAATGTTCGTTTCTCCGACCGATCCCAGGCCGGCGCATTCGGGGCCACCATGTTTGCGGCGCACGCCGCATTGGTAGCCGAAAGACTCACCACCACAGGCGATTCCAGCGGCAATTCGCTGGCCCTGCCGGACGGGCCCAGCGAAGCCTTCGCGGCCCGTTACACCCACCGCACGCAGACTCTCGAGGAGATCACCACATGA